In Oncorhynchus clarkii lewisi isolate Uvic-CL-2024 chromosome 16, UVic_Ocla_1.0, whole genome shotgun sequence, one genomic interval encodes:
- the LOC139368918 gene encoding leucine-rich repeat neuronal protein 1, whose product MGGSGICARLMIVFLMVISCQSSEASSPCPAQCVCETRPWYTPQSVYHQAKTVDCNELHLSGVPWNISGDTQVLLLQSNNISSVSVELQSLVNLTELDLSQNHFTQIQDIGLHNLTQLVTLYLEENQVKELQDFCLKDLDSLEELYINHNQISSIGPKAFSGLRNLLRLHLNSNKLVAIDSHWFESLPNLEILMIGENPILGLQDMNFHPLSKLHSLVLAGMGLREVPSGAFQGLEYLESLSFFDNKLTAVPKDALRVLPNLKFLDLNKNPIGRVQEGDFHDFPHLEELSLNNMEGLVAIERGAFSNLPEMAKLEIYNNPHLAYIDRAAFIDMGGLRTLLVHNNDISLLSHEVLSSFPSLDEVSLHSNPLRCDCLSNWGPVLGNQSTLKLLESQITLCASPPHLVGHALQEVVTTSWNVVSNTCLPHISLHTFPPLLNVTAGQPLTLDCWAVADPAPQFYWVTPTGDKVTSEAVSAVMVDGRSTKKHRLQEQGALEILQVEPADSGLYTCVAWNTEGADTRSVSVYVEKGDWHGGRLNVGGHTVNTIMALVVLAKIIHSQSVVLEWKLYPPHFHSHEASQPKWSSATMKIDNPQISYTAKVPVDVQEYNLTHLLPSTEYRVCLTMSATEQQTQHSCINVTTKEASFAVEMVAQPTNVALAAVMGSMFAICIMALLVFYMGRRMKQKSCHHSLKKYVQHATSIPLNELYPPLINLWENETEKEKEGPVDPQNSQIDTSKTYMW is encoded by the coding sequence ATGGGAGGATCTGGGATCTGTGCTCGGCTGATGATTGTCTTTCTAATGGTGATCTCATGTCAAAGTTCAGAAGCTAGTTCTCCCTGCCCAGCGCAGTGTGTATGTGAAACACGTCCATGGTACACACCTCAATCGGTATACCATCAGGCCAAGACAGTGGACTGCAATGAGCTCCATCTTAGTGGGGTCCCGTGGAATATTTCAGGTGACACTCAGGTGCTTCTCCTCCAGAGTAACAACATCTCCTCTGTGTCTGTGGAGCTCCAAAGTCTAGTCAACCTCACAGAGCTAGACCTCTCCCAAAACCACTTCACACAGATCCAAGACATTGGACTGCACAACCTGACCCAGCTTGTCACTCTCTACCTTGAGGAAAACCAAGTAAAAGAACTGCAAGATTTCTGTCTGAAGGATCTTGACAGTTTGGAAGAGCTTTACATCAACCATAACCAAATCTCCTCCATTGGGCCTAAAGCCTTCTCTGGGCTCAGAAACCTCCTGAGGCTCCATCTCAACTCCAACAAGCTGGTGGCCATAGACAGCCACTGGTTTGAGTCTCTCCCTAACCTGGAGATTCTCATGATAGGGGAGAACCCCATCCTGGGGTTACAGGATATGAACTTCCACCCCTTGTCAAAGCTGCACAGTCTGGTGCTGGCTGGCATGGGCCTCAGGGAGGTCCCGTCGGGAGCTTTCCAGGGGTTGGAATACCTGGAGAGTCTGTCCTTCTTTGACAACAAGCTGACAGCAGTCCCCAAAGATGCCCTCCGGGTCCTACCAAATCTCAAGTTCTTAGACCTTAACAAGAATCCCATTGGCCGTGTTCAGGAGGGAGACTTCCATGATTTCCCCCATCTGGAGGAGCTGAGTCTGAATAACATGGAGGGCCTGGTTGCCATTGAGAGGGGGGCGTTCTCCAACCTCCCAGAGATGGCAAAACTGGAAATTTATAACAACCCCCATTTAGCTTATATTGATCGTGCTGCTTTCATTGACATGGGCGGCCTGCGCACTCTGTTAGTCCACAACAATGACATCAGCCTCTTGTCACACGAGGTTTTGTCCTCTTTCCCTAGCCTGGATGAAGTGAGTCTCCACAGTAACCCTCTCAGGTGTGACTGCCTCTCTAACTGGGGCCCAGTCCTGGGGAACCAGTCCACCCTCAAGTTGCTGGAGTCCCAAATCACCCTCTGTGCCTCCCCTCCCCATTTGGTTGGCCACGCCCTCCAGGAAGTGGTCACCACCAGCTGGAATGTTGTCAGCAACACCTGCCTCCCTCACATCTCCCTGCACACATTCCCCCCACTGCTCAATGTCACTGCTGGACAACCCCTGACTCTGGACTGTTGGGCTGTTGCTGACCCTGCACCTCAGTTTTATTGGGTGACGCcaacaggagacaaggtgacctCAGAGGCTGTCTCTGCAGTCATGGTGGACGGCAGGAGCACAAAGAAACACAGACTGCAGGAACAGGGGGCTCTGGAGATCCTCCAGGTTGAGCCAGCTGATTCTGGTCTGTACACGTGCGTGGCGTGGAACACAGAGGGGGCGGACACGCGTAGTGTGTCAGTGTACGTGGAGAAAGGAGACTGGCACGGTGGCAGGCTGAATGTCGGGGGGCACACAGTAAACACCATAATGGCCCTGGTGGTCCTGGCTAAGATCATCCACTCCCAGTCAGTGGTCCTGGAGTGGAAACTCTACCCTCCTCACTTCCACAGCCATGAGGCATCTCAGCCCAAGTGGTCCAGCGCCACCATGAAGATTGACAACCCTCAGATCAGCTATACAGCCAAGGTTCCGGTTGATGTGCAAGAATACAACCTGACTCACCTGTTGCCCTCGACAGAGTACAGAGTGTGTCTGACCATGTCAGCTACAGAACAGCAGACGCAACACTCCTGCATCAACGTCACCACCAAGGAGGCCAGTTTTGCTGTGGAGATGGTGGCCCAGCCCACCAATGTGGCCCTTGCAGCTGTCATGGGCTCCATGTTTGCCATCTGCATCATGGCCCTGCTTGTGTTCTACATGGGCCGGCGTATGAAGCAGAAATCCTGCCATCACTCCCTGAAGAAATACGTGCAGCATGCCACCTCCATCCCCCTGAATGAGCTCTACCCTCCCCTGATCAACCTGTGGGAGAATGAGActgagaaggagaaagagggtcCAGTGGATCCCCAGAACTCTCAGATTGACACCTCAAAGACATACATGTGGTAA